The stretch of DNA CCTGTCACATCTACGTATTAAATGGCATGGATAATATTCAAGATATTTCTGATAAGGAAGAAGATTTTATTGATCGTGCCGTAAATCCCAAAATTACTTCACGTCTTGGTTGCCAATGTGTGATTATTGACGGAAATATTGAGATTATGGTTCCTGACCAATCAGGTTTCATGGGACATTAATTTACTGTTGCATAGATTGTTTAACGATTACCCCGATTCCCTGATTTTATCCGGGATTATATTGAAATAATATGATAGAAGAAAAATATGCTTTACCCATTAAATGGAACGATTACGAAGATATCGCCATGGGATTGTATGATAAATTTGGAGACGATTTCAGTGAACCTAAGATCTACCGCATTCGTTTTACCGAATTGATGGAGTGGGTACTTTCATTACCTAATTTCAAAGGTACTAAAGAAGAGTGTAACGAAGGTCACCTGGAGCAAATTCAAAGTGCTTGGGTGTACGAGTGGAGAGATAATCAATAATATTAATTTGGGAATTTGAGAAGGTGAAAAATTGAGAATAATACTTTTCAATTCCTAATTACATTCTCAAATTCCCAAATTTCAAATTCACAAATTCTCATGAGTTTTCTGCCTAAACTGAAAGATATTACCACTTTCATTTTTGATGTTGACGGAGTGTTGACGGATGGATCAGTTTTAGTAACCGAAGATGGTCATCATTTACGTAGTTTCAATATTAAAGATGGATATGCGCTGCAATTAGCAGTTAAACGCGGCTATAATGTAGCAATCATTTCCGGAGGTACTTCTGAGGGAGTTCGTAAACGCCTGGAAGGCCTGGGTATAAAGGATATCTTTTTAGGAGCAGGAAAGAAGATCGAAGTTTTTGAAAAATTGCTTGTTGAAAAAGGCATTTCAAAAGAACAGGTCTTATATGTAGGTGATGATATCCCTGACTTTATTGTAATGCGCCAGGTAGGAATCGCTGCTTGTCCGAATGATGGAGTACCAGAAATACAGGAAGTATCAACTTATATTTCTCCATTAAACGGAGGTAAAGGTGTTGCCCGCGATGTGATCGAGAAGGTAATGAAAGTACAAGGGAAATGGATGGACGACCAACAAGGGTTTATCTGGTAATACAATTTAATTAAAATTGCACGGCGTAATCATTCTGACCCATATCGGAACTAGGCTTGTGTAATCACTAAAATTATGAAAATAATACTTGCATCTAAATCACCTCGTCGCCAGGAATTGTTAACAGCCATGGGCTTTAATTTCGATGTGGTGTTAAAGGATGTAGATGAATCTTACCCTGATACACTTTTGCCCGAAGAAGTTGCAGTATATATTTCCGACAAAAAAGCTAAGGCTTTTGATGCAAGCATTACGGATGAAATAGTAATTACTTCCGATACCATTGTTTGCATTAACGATGAAATTTTAGGCAAGCCGGTTGACAGAGAAGACGCAGTAAGAATGATCAATTTACTGAGTGGAACTCAGCATCAGGTGATAACCGGAGTTTCTGTACTTCATAAGCATAAAATAGATTCGTTTTACGATGTTACGATCGTTCATTTGGAGGAGATGACCAATGAAGAAATAGATTTTTACATCGATACCTATAAACCATACGACAAAGCCGGAGCATACGGTATCCAGGAATGGATAGGAATGAATAAGATCTCCAAAATCGAAGGCTCCTACACAAACGTAATGGGATTACCGACAGAGAAATTATACAAACATTTATTGGGGATTGAGTTATAATTATGGGTTACGGGTTGCGAGTTACGCGTTAAGTGTTTAGCTATTCGCAATTAACGAATCAATCGGAAAAGTTGGAGGATTGATACTTAAAACTTATAACTCTATAGGCGGAGAATAATCGTATAGGTTATACATCGAGTCTAAAACATAAGTCCTATACGGAATTAATTTTTTCAAATCTTCCTATTTCTATTAAGGTTAGACCTCTCCGAAGTTTAGTGCAGAACCCGAAACCCGTAACACGTAATCCGTAACATGAAATTCGAAACACTTAATCCGAAATCCGCAACCCTAACGAACTAAACAAGTTTCTTCGCTTCCTTCGCCATTTCAGCAATAACCCCTTCTTTTAATGCATAACCCGACAGGTGCATTCGCTGTACCTTTAATTTTTGGCGTACAAAGTGCGTTAAGATAGCCGCCACAACGATCATATCTACACGCATGGTAATTAATCCCGGGGTATGCAGTCGTTCTTTATGCGTAGACTTGATTATCTGCTCGTAGATCTGCTCAAATTCCTCTGAGTTGAACTTATAAGAGATGATGTTTTCTGTTAATTGAGGCGTATAAAACCGATGAGCAATCATATCGGCAAATGTTTCAAATGAACCAGCTGAACCCACCAATTGATCTATTTTGTAAATGGAAGTAGCTTCAAATAAAGGATGTAGTTTTTCTTCAAAATAACTCTCCAATTCAGCTATTTCGCTTTCTGAAATAGGATCGCTCAAGTGAAATTTCTGAATCAGACGAGATGCACCAATTTCGAAACTCTGCTTCCAAAATAATTGCTGATCATTACAGATAATAAATTCAACACTTCCTCCTCCAATATCAATAATTAACGATTTATGATTGTGAAGATTAACTGCTTCTTTTACACCTGAATAAATATATTCTGCTTCCCGGTCTCCATCAATAATTTCGACTTCGTACCCGGTAATTTCTTTTACTTTATCCGCAAATTCTTGTCCGTTACGGGCATTTCTTAAGGCAGAAGTGCCAATAACTTTTAGTGTTTCAATACCAAACTCAAGTATTTTATCTTCAAAATGTTTTACCGCATTTATCCCTCTTTCAAAAGCAGACTCTACGATAATACGCTTGTTAATGCCTCCCTCACCTAATTTTACAGGTAGATTTTCTTTATATACTTCTTCCATTAAGCCGTTTTTTAGTTCAGCAATTAATAAATGAAAAGTATTAGTACCCATGTCAATTACGGCAAGTCTCATCAGTTTAATTAAAGTGTTGGGTTAAATAACAGATCGAAGGAAAACTTTTTATTTATTGGTTTGCCTCATTATACAAAGATAATTAACAAAAAACGCTAAACATTGTTGTTTAACGTTTTTCGAAAATGTTTTTATCTTTTATACGGATCAAAATAATATTGAATCAGAAACATAAAGCCAACAAATAATAGATAGCATTACTCAATTGATGTTAATACTGACAAATGTGTAATCCGCCCTGTACAGTTCGGAAGAGCTAATTTAAGTTCTTGCAATAACCGCGGGAGAACTGTACGCAGCGGCGGCGTTTTTTGCTTACTTTTTTTTCGCTGTAGAAAAAAAGTAAGTCCCGCTGAAAGCGTCTAAAGAAGTATATAGTACTCGTTGGATTTTAAGGGAATACTGTATAAACACACCCTTTAGAAATGAGATTTAATTTTGCAACTGTCAATACATGAACTTTATCTTATACTTAATCTCCTAGAGATAAATTATCTATAAAACAACCATTTGCCCAACTCTTTCCAACTCACTTTCTTGCCATACATCAAAATTCCTGTGCGATAGATCTTTGCTGCAAGCCAAACGGTTCCTAAAAATCCAAGGATCAATAAAAACATGGATAAGGCAAGTTCCCAGCCGGCTACTCCATAAGGTATACGCACCATCATTACAACGGGAGAGAAGAAAGGAATCATCGACATCCAGAAAGAAATAGGACTGTC from Solitalea canadensis DSM 3403 encodes:
- a CDS encoding KdsC family phosphatase, with translation MSFLPKLKDITTFIFDVDGVLTDGSVLVTEDGHHLRSFNIKDGYALQLAVKRGYNVAIISGGTSEGVRKRLEGLGIKDIFLGAGKKIEVFEKLLVEKGISKEQVLYVGDDIPDFIVMRQVGIAACPNDGVPEIQEVSTYISPLNGGKGVARDVIEKVMKVQGKWMDDQQGFIW
- a CDS encoding Ppx/GppA phosphatase family protein; amino-acid sequence: MRLAVIDMGTNTFHLLIAELKNGLMEEVYKENLPVKLGEGGINKRIIVESAFERGINAVKHFEDKILEFGIETLKVIGTSALRNARNGQEFADKVKEITGYEVEIIDGDREAEYIYSGVKEAVNLHNHKSLIIDIGGGSVEFIICNDQQLFWKQSFEIGASRLIQKFHLSDPISESEIAELESYFEEKLHPLFEATSIYKIDQLVGSAGSFETFADMIAHRFYTPQLTENIISYKFNSEEFEQIYEQIIKSTHKERLHTPGLITMRVDMIVVAAILTHFVRQKLKVQRMHLSGYALKEGVIAEMAKEAKKLV
- the iscX gene encoding Fe-S cluster assembly protein IscX, whose translation is MIEEKYALPIKWNDYEDIAMGLYDKFGDDFSEPKIYRIRFTELMEWVLSLPNFKGTKEECNEGHLEQIQSAWVYEWRDNQ
- a CDS encoding Maf family protein; translation: MKIILASKSPRRQELLTAMGFNFDVVLKDVDESYPDTLLPEEVAVYISDKKAKAFDASITDEIVITSDTIVCINDEILGKPVDREDAVRMINLLSGTQHQVITGVSVLHKHKIDSFYDVTIVHLEEMTNEEIDFYIDTYKPYDKAGAYGIQEWIGMNKISKIEGSYTNVMGLPTEKLYKHLLGIEL
- a CDS encoding 2Fe-2S iron-sulfur cluster-binding protein, giving the protein MNVYKVKFNFEEEGKEPVELTIAEGESVLDVALENDIELQHNCGGVCGCSTCHIYVLNGMDNIQDISDKEEDFIDRAVNPKITSRLGCQCVIIDGNIEIMVPDQSGFMGH